The Halichondria panicea chromosome 14, odHalPani1.1, whole genome shotgun sequence genome contains a region encoding:
- the LOC135347812 gene encoding protein NLRC3-like isoform X5, whose product MATQDKLESVSEVFKEELVHTKCATINTTPVATAAQLNQECSNEALRLLSTKIVGYNKYKHKLDLSSADIDEIDNDPRSFYSTQEKSHAALLKWKSKSIDLDNPSYSTATYGRLVEIAKEDKDGEAIREIHKACVKHTSKISAYSSTVMAALPTSAIGKYAAYLKTVYFRSKLPVKGKWPPAPCKKIIKLATIEIENDRSHLALCKLNRSESIDEYMQNNSMNSISMEDILTEKDGSLPKVVIVQGVPGIGKSTFAWKFCRKWSKGKIYQQYDLVVLLRMRDTRVREATKLSNLFFSENADFSNEVAKAAVSNGGKGILLLMEGIDELPASCLADGMPLSNLLQGESLPLVTIIVTSRPWAVQTLEEKCGDQISRQVEILGFTREDILRYISYAFTEEEKTEFLDYLHSHPQLESIMHIPLNAAFVAQIYKQFRRSQQAIPNTLTQLYTALVEGLLFRYIKSVPGFDNLKIISVSSLPEPVQTHFHQLCLLAFMSFTKLTVQVTFTDSEAALYECFDFLGLMQSSTELSISSGTIVSHSFLHFTIQEFLAAYHLSKQLSQVQELFLEVHSKDPQFSMLITFLVGLNSSVLHCIKLPESKIQNLSTFHLHLLYETQSPKDVCKFLGNKTMKYSPALTSTSLDLHALTYCLCSSNCSWILKISLRNFSSFSCNVDESYKGHIRRLVLNDASERNLELFFSLPKRFFTDLCRLEIRQCEPVGSVVGDILSDGRLTNLKQFSLLNKSLQVSCNISLITESLFSSHPNLVHIGIGRTVISSSDMLGLCKYISSRSQSGSPEFTLGLVQNSIDSESLRLLISTVAFSNILTHLDISLIHLSIEVLEMLSVALSANSSIKTVGMVKCSIDGEGAELLSTGLEENRTLLGLDLRCNPINVNGAAALASMLTVNTSLQILYLSHNKQIGHVGALRLISALQDDNKTLVTLSLPAECEPIEFGSILMDDIRKSGCIEFIDKRSSVLNTIAHNFTSSDIWPHN is encoded by the exons ATGGCTACTCAGGACAAGTTAGAGAGTGTCTCGGAAGTATTTAAAGAAGAGCTGGTACACACTAAATGTGCAACCATCAACACAACACCTGTTG CGACTGCAGCTCAGTTGAACCAAGAGTGCTCGAATGAAGCTCTTCGCCTGTTGTCTACCAAAATTGTTGGATACAACAAATACAAGCACAAGCTGGACCTGAGTAGTGCTGACATAGACGAAATTGATAATGATCCGAGAAGCTTTTACAGTACACAAGAAAAATCTCACGCTGCTCTACTgaagtggaagagtaaaagTATTGATTTAGATAATCCATCATattcaacagctacttacgGTCGATTAGTAGAAATTGCTAAAGAGGACAAGGACGGAGAGGCAATTAGGGAAATTCACAAGGCTTGTGTCAAGCATACAA GTAAGATTTCTGCTTACTCTTCAACCGTGATGGCAGCTCTACCCACATCAGCTATTGGAAAGTATGCAGCGTACTTGAAAACAGTGTACTTTCGGTCAAAGCTCCCCGTCAAGGGAAAATGGCCTCCTGCTCCCTGTAAGAAGATCATCAAGCTAGCTACTATTGAAATTGAAAATGATCGCTCACATTTAGCATTGTGTAAGCTAAATAGGTCCGAGTCGATTGATGAGTACATGCAAAACAATAGCATGAATTCCATTTCAATGGAAGACATTTTAACTGAAAAAGACGGTTCACTGCCAAAAGTTGTAATCGTTCAAGGAGTCCCAGGAATAGGCAAGTCAACTTTTGCATGGAAGTTTTGCAGAAAGTGGTCCAAAGGAAAAATCTACCAGCAGTATGATCTGGTTGTTTTGTTGCGCATGCGTGatacaagagtgagagaagCAACCAAACTCAGCAATCTCTTCTTCTCAGAAAATGCCGACTTTTCAAATGAAGTAGCGAAAGCAGCAGTTTCTAATGGTGGAAAAGGCATTCTCCTTCTAATGGAAGGAATAGACGAGCTTCCTGCTTCTTGTTTAGCTGATGGCATGCCTCTTTCTAACTTGCTTCAAGGTGAATCCCTTCCCCTAGTTACCATCATAGTAACCAGTAGACCCTGGGCTGTGCAGACACTAGAGGAAAAATGCGGGGATCAGATTTCTCGGCAGGTGGAAATCTTGGGCTTCACAAGAGAAGACATATTGAGGTACATTTCATATGCTTTCACTGAGGAGGAAAAGACAGAGTTCTTAGACTACCTCCACTCCCACCCTCAGCTGGAGTCCATCATGCACATCCCACTGAATGCCGCCTTTGTTGCTCAGATCTACAAGCAATTTCGTCGTTCTCAGCAAGCTATCCCTAATACCTTGACCCAGCTTTACACTGCTCTTGTTGAGGGTCTTTTGTTCCGCTATATTAAGTCCGTTCCTGGATTTGATAATCTCAAGATTATCAGTGTTTCAAGCTTGCCGGAACCAGTACAAACACATTTCCATCAGCTTTGCCTACTAGCTTTCATGAGCTTCACCAAGCTGACTGTTCAAGTCACGTTCACTGATTCAGAAGCAGCTTTGTACGAGTGTTTTGATTTCCTTGGTCTCATGCAGTCCTCAACTGAACTCTCTATAAGTAGTGGTACCATTGTATCCCACAGCTTCCTCCATTTCACAATTCAGGAGTTCCTAGCAGCTTACCATCTCTCAAAACAGCTGTCCCAAGTGCAGGAGCTGTTTTTGGAAGTTCACAGCAAAGATCCACAATTTTCAATGTTAATCACATTTCTGGTTGGATTGAATAGCAGCGTTCTGCATTGTATTAAACTACCTGAGTCAAAAATTCAAAATCTGTCAACATTTCACTTGCACTTGTTGTATGAAACACAATCCCCCAAGGATGTATGCAAGTTCTTAGGAAATAAGACGATGAAATATTCTCCTGCCTTAACAAGTACATCACTTGACCTACATGCATTAACGTATTGTCTTTGCTCCAGCAACTGTAGTTGGATTTTAAAGATCAGTCTGCGAAACTTTTCATCATTCTCTTGCAATGTCGATGAGTCTTACAAGGGACACATAAGAAGACTGGTACTTAATGATGCTTCTGAGCGTAACCTTGAATTGTTCTTTTCTCTTCCCAAGCGTTTCTTCACAGACTTGTGTAGACTTGAAATTAGACAATGTGAACCTGTTGGTTCTGTGGTTGGAGACATCTTAAGTGACGGCCGGTTAACTAACTTGAAACAATTTTCTCTTTTGAATAAGAGTTTACAAGTATCCTGTAATATAAGCTTGATAACGGAAAGTCTGTTTTCTTCTCACCCTAATCTTGTTCACATAGGAATAGGAAGGACTGTCATCTCATCCTCTGATATGTTAGGATTATGCAAATACATCAGTTCACGCTCTCAGTCTGGCTCTCCTGAGTTTACACTCGGTCTTGTACAAAACAGTATTGACAGCGAGTCCCTTCGTTTGCTGATTAGTACTGTTGCCTTTTCAAACATTCTTACTCATTTGGATATTTCTCTCATCCATCTCTCGATAGAAGTATTAGAAATGCTTTCTGTTGCTCTTTCTGCTAACTCATCTATAAAGACCGTAGGAATGGTCAAATGCTCAATCGATGGTGAAGGAGCTGAATTACTATCCACTGGACTGGAGGAGAATCGAACTCTCCTCGGATTGGATCTTCGCTGTAATCCCATCAATGTGAATGGAGCTGCTGCCCTGGCTTCAATGCTTACTGTGAACACTTCATTACAAATACTTTACCTTTCACACAACAAACAAATCGGTCATGTTGGAGCTCTAAGACTGATCAGTGCACTACAAGATGACAACAAGACTCTTGTAACACTCAGCCTCCCTGCAGAATGTGAGCCAATTGAATTCGGGTCGATCTTGATGGATGATATACGAAAGAGTGGTTGCATAGAATTCATCGATAAAAGAAGTTCAGTATTGAACACAATAGCACATAATTTTACATCATCAGACATATGGCCGCATAAttag
- the LOC135347812 gene encoding protein NLRC3-like isoform X7, whose amino-acid sequence MATQDFKTSAAKAFREHYDKLVDSIQEADLPVLGARFFCRQIISRETLEMVGNVSTSRALRVSKLMLAVMAHLDVHPDKFESALDVFRTELVYADFASLIASSFGKISAYSSTVVAAAPTPAIGKYAAYLKTVYIRSKLPVKGKWPPAPCKKIIKLATIEIENDRSHLALCKLNRSESIDEYMQNNRMDPISMEDILTEKDGSLPKAVIVQGVPGIGKSTFAWKFCRKWAKGKIYQQYDLVVLLRMRDTRVREATKLNNLFFSEDADFSNEVAKAAISSGGQGILLLMEGIDELPASCLADGMPLSNLLQGESLPLVTIIVTSRPWAVQTLEEKCGDQISRQVEILGFTRNDILRYISYAFTEEEKTEFLDYLRSHPQLESIMHIPLNAAFVVQIYKQFRRSQQAIPSTLTQLYTALVEGLLLRYIKSVPEFDTLKIISVSSLPEPVQTHFLQLCLLAFMSFTKLTVQVTFTDSEAALYECFDFLGLMQSSTELTTNTSTTVSHSFLHFTIQEFLAAYHLSKQPSQVQELFLEVHSKDPQFSMLITFLVGLNSSVLHCIKLPESEIQDLSTFHLHLLYETQSPKDVCKFLGIKTVYYYPSLTSTSLDLHALSYCLCSSTCHWDLKISLRNFSSLFPISDEVYKGHIRQLNIIDASQNNLELFFSLPNRLFSDMYSLVIRSCEPVESVVGDILSDGRLMNLKQFSFWNKTFQVSCDLSLIMESLLASHPNLVYIGIGSTVISSSGMAGLCKYMSSRSGSPELTLYLPQNSIETESLNLLISTVAFSKILTHLDISFNHLSIELLEMLSVALSANLSLKTLGMDSCSIDGEGAELLSTGLEENRTLFGLDLRRNLINVNGAAALASMLTVNTSLQILYLSHNEQIGHVGALRLISALQDDNKTLATLSLPAECEPIEYGSILMNEIRKSGRIEFINNTSSVWNTIAHEFTSLDIWPYN is encoded by the exons ATGGCTACTCAAGACTTCAAGACGTCAGCAGCCAAGGCTTTTCGTGAGCACTATGACAAACTGGTGGACTCCATCCAAGAAGCAGATCTGCCTGTGTTGGGAGCTCGATTTTTCTGTCGACAGATAATTTCCCGGGAAACACTGGAAATGGTTGGAAATGTGTCCACCTCGAGAGCTCTCAGGGTGTCCAagttgatgctagctgtgatgGCTCACCTGGACGTACATCCGGACAAGTTTGAGAGTGCCTTGGATGTCTTCAGAACGGAGCTGGTGTATGCTGACTTTGCCAGTCTCATTGCATCGTCTTTTG GTAAGATTTCTGCTTACTCTTCAACCGTGGTGGCAGCTGCACCCACACCAGCTATTGGAAAGTATGCAGCATACTTGAAAACAGTGTACATTCGGTCAAAGCTCCCGGTTAAAGGAAAATGGCCTCCTGCTCCCTGTAAGAAGATAATCAAGCTAGCTACTATTGAAATTGAAAATGATCGCTCACATTTAGCATTGTGTAAGCTAAATAGGTCCGAGTCGATTGATGAGTACATGCAAAACAATAGAATGGATCCCATTTCAATGGAAGACATTTTAACTGAAAAAGACGGTTCACTGCCAAAAGCTGTAATCGTTCAAGGAGTCCCAGGAATAGGCAAGTCAACTTTTGCATGGAAGTTTTGTAGAAAGTGGGCTAAAGGGAAAATCTATCAGCAGTATGATCTGGTTGTTTTGTTGCGCATGCGTGatacaagagtgagagaagCAACCAAACTCAACAATCTCTTCTTCTCAGAAGATGCAGACTTTTCAAATGAAGTAGCGAAAGCAGCCATTTCTAGTGGTGGACAAGGCATTCTCCTTCTAATGGAAGGAATAGACGAGCTTCCTGCTTCTTGTTTAGCTGATGGCATGCCTCTTTCTAACTTGCTTCAAGGTGAATCCCTTCCCTTAGTTACCATCATAGTAACCAGTAGACCCTGGGCTGTGCAGACACTAGAGGAAAAATGCGGGGATCAGATTTCTCGACAGGTGGAAATATTGGGCTTCACAAGAAATGACATATTGAGGTACATTTCATATGCTTTCACTGAGGAGGAAAAGACAGAGTTTTTAGACTACCTCCGCTCCCACCCTCAGCTGGAGTCCATCATGCACATCCCACTGAATGCTGCCTTTGTTGTTCAGATCTACAAGCAATTTCGTCGTTCTCAGCAAGCTATCCCTAGCACCTTGACCCAGCTCTACACAGCTCTTGTTGAGGGTCTCTTACTCCGCTATATCAAGTCAGTTCCTGAGTTTGATACTCTAAAGATTATCAGTGTTTCAAGCTTACCAGAACCAGTACAAACACATTTCCTTCAGCTTTGCCTACTAGCTTTCATGAGCTTCACCAAGCTGACTGTTCAAGTCACGTTCACTGATTCAGAAGCAGCTTTGTACGAGTGTTTTGATTTCCTTGGTCTCATGCAGTCCTCAACTGAACTTACCACAAACACTAGTACCACTGTATCCCACAGCTTCCTCCATTTCACAATCCAAGAGTTTCTAGCAGCTTACCATCTCTCTAAACAGCCGTCCCAAGTGCAGGAGCTGTTTTTGGAAGTTCACAGCAAAGATCCACAATTTTCAATGCTGATTACATTTCTGGTTGGATTGAACAGCAGCGTTCTGCATTGTATTAAACTGCCAGAGTCAGAAATTCAAGATTTGTCCACATTTCACTTGCACTTGTTGTATGAAACACAATCCCCCAAGGATGTATGCAAGTTCTTAGGAATTAAGACCGTCTATTATTATCCTAGCTTAACAAGTACATCACTTGACCTACATGCATTATCGTATTGTCTTTGCTCCAGCACCTGTCATTGGGATTTAAAAATCAGTCTGCGAAACTTCTCATCACTCTTTCCCATCTCCGACGAGGTTTACAAGGGGCACATAAGACAACTAAACATTATTGATGCTTCTCAGAATAACCTTGAATTGTTCTTTTCTCTTCCCAATCGTCTCTTTTCAGACATGTACAGCCTTGTAATTAGATCTTGTGAACCTGTTGAATCTGTAGTTGGAGACATCTTAAGTGACGGCCGGTTAATGAACTTGAAACAATTTTCTTTTTGGAATAAGACTTTTCAAGTATCTTGTGATTTGAGCTTGATAATGGAAAGTCTGTTAGCTTCTCACCCTAATCTTGTTTACATAGGAATAGGAAGTACTGTCATCTCATCCTCTGGTATGGCTGGATTATGCAAATACATGAGTTCTCGCTCTGGTTCACCTGAGCTTACATTGTATCTTCCACAAAACAGCATTGAAACTGAATCCCTTAATTTGCTGATTAGTACTGTTGCATTTTCAAAGATTCTTACTCATTTGGATATTTCTTTCAACCATCTTTCAATAGAATTATTAGAAATGCTTTCTGTTGCTCTTTCTGCAAATTTATCTTTGAAAACGTTAGGGATGGATAGTTGTTCAATCGATGGTGAAGGAGCTGAATTATTATCCACTGGACTGGAGGAGAATCGAACTCTCTTCGGATTAGATCTTCGCCGAAATCTCATCAATGTGAATGGAGCTGCTGCTCTGGCTTCAATGCTTACTGTGAACACTTCATTACAAATACTTTATCTTTCACACAACGAACAAATCGGTCATGTGGGAGCTCTAAGACTGATCAGTGCACTACAAGATGACAACAAGACTCTTGCGACACTTAGCCTCCCTGCAGAATGTGAGCCAATTGAATATGGATCGATCTTGATGAATGAAATACGAAAGAGTGGTCGCATAGAATTCATCAATAATACAAGTTCAGTTTGGAACACAATAGCACACGAGTTCACATCATTAGACATATGGCCTTATAATTAG
- the LOC135347910 gene encoding uncharacterized protein LOC135347910 isoform X2 has translation MHHLQSYNSSGMNLSGSSFVVGVLFAAAIASTAALRSCDSRLRILLPHLFLHCDCIYSDWSEWEQVPNSIGTDVSGTCESGQAFIETRRKMAIGEGCEEQDESRTMCAPTQKDRLILLLGLGAKSTPQPKVKPISILSKFTSGINSSGLISTTPTKLPLRRKRRTRCSHQSQCLQFWDESRGKRSTQEEDSSRLESNKHHAPKHHAPKHHAPKHHDPVPRPFSVSEDGHRFRRQTNKCDPNDNQHVLFVLDTSGSIPMDTFRRMTDVVADLTTLFCKPIEVAVLTFSHKFFLEFCFNCFETDIFGRIKAAEAIRNIPYRGNVAGKVGYTATGGAAKCVCDQLLDSSCGVEFADNTCVDVVFITDGYSNDNNFEICDEVKCLHDHFLNLNTYSLGVGNYDTPSARSELKCIQDSSNDQSLFTFETFEEFFDQLKEVEEELADPANTEHTCTDADGTLQSD, from the exons atgcatcatctGCAATCTTATAACAGCTCAGGAATGAATCTTAGTGGAAGCAGTTTTGTCGTTGGAGTGCTATTTGCAGCTGCAATAGCCAGCACAGCAGCACTGCGATCATGCGACTCGAGGCTTCGCATTCTACTGCCGCATTTATTCCTGCACTGTGACTGTATATACTCTGATTGGAGTGAATGGGAGCAAGTGCCAAATTCCATTGGAACAGATGTATCAGGCACCTGTGAAAGTGGCCAAGCTTTTATTGAGACAAGGAGAAAAATGGCGATCGGTGAAGGTTGCGAGGAGCAAGATGAAAGCCGGACAATGT GTGCACCAACTCAGAAGGACAGGCTGATATTGCTGCTTGGTTTGGGCGCCAAATCAACACCGCAACCTAAAGTGAAACCAATTTCAATATTATCAAAATTTACTTCAGGCATAAATTCCTCTGGACTCATTAGTACTACACCTACGAAACTACCTCTGAGGAGAAAACGAAGGACACGATGCAGTCATCAGTCTCAATGTTTGCAATTCTGGGACGAGAGCCGAG GTAAACGATCAACACAAGAAGAAGATAGCTCTCGCCTCGAGTCAAACAAGCATCATGCCCCAAAGCATCATGCCCCAAAGCATCATGCCCCAAAGCATcatgatcctgtaccaaggcCATTTAGCGTGAGTGAGGATGGTCATCGATTCAGAAGACAGACTAACAAGTGTGATCCCAATGACAACCAACATGTGCTCTTTGTGTTAGACACATCTGGGAGCATTCCGATGGACACATTCCGTCGAATGACCGATGTAGTTGCAGATCTCACAACTCTTTTTTGCAAGCCAATAGAAGTTGCTGTGCTTACTTTTAGTCATAAATTTTTTCTCGAATTTTGCTTTAATTGTTTTGAGACTGATATTTTTGGACGAATAAAGGCAGCGGAGGCTATTCGCAATATCCCATACAGAGGAAATGTAGCAGGAAAAGTAGGATATACAGCAACTGGTGGAGCTGCTAAGTGTGTCTGTGATCAACTGCTAGATTCGAGTTGTGGTGTTGAGTTTGCTGACAACACTTGTGTAGACGTCGTTTTTATCACTGATGGCTACTCAAATGACAATAATTTTGAGATATGTGACGAAGTGAAATGCTTACACGATCATTTCTTGAATCTGAATacgtactctctaggggttgGAAACTACGACACTCCTTCTGCTAGAAGTGAACTCAAATGTATTCAAGATAGCTCCAACGATCAAAGCTTGTTCACGTTTGAAACATTTGAAGAGTTTTTTGATCAATTGAAAGAAGTGGAAGAGGAGCTTGCAGATCCCGCCAACACAGAGCATACATGCACTGATGCAGATGGCACTTTACAGTCAGACTGA
- the LOC135347910 gene encoding uncharacterized protein LOC135347910 isoform X1 — MHHLQSYNSSGMNLSGSSFVVGVLFAAAIASTAALRSCDSRLRILLPHLFLHCDCIYSDWSEWEQVPNSIGTDVSGTCESGQAFIETRRKMAIGEGCEEQDESRTMCAPTQKDRLILLLGLGAKSTPQPKVKPISILSKFTSGINSSGLISTTPTKLPLRRKRRTRCSHQSQCLQFWDESRAIGKRSTQEEDSSRLESNKHHAPKHHAPKHHAPKHHDPVPRPFSVSEDGHRFRRQTNKCDPNDNQHVLFVLDTSGSIPMDTFRRMTDVVADLTTLFCKPIEVAVLTFSHKFFLEFCFNCFETDIFGRIKAAEAIRNIPYRGNVAGKVGYTATGGAAKCVCDQLLDSSCGVEFADNTCVDVVFITDGYSNDNNFEICDEVKCLHDHFLNLNTYSLGVGNYDTPSARSELKCIQDSSNDQSLFTFETFEEFFDQLKEVEEELADPANTEHTCTDADGTLQSD; from the exons atgcatcatctGCAATCTTATAACAGCTCAGGAATGAATCTTAGTGGAAGCAGTTTTGTCGTTGGAGTGCTATTTGCAGCTGCAATAGCCAGCACAGCAGCACTGCGATCATGCGACTCGAGGCTTCGCATTCTACTGCCGCATTTATTCCTGCACTGTGACTGTATATACTCTGATTGGAGTGAATGGGAGCAAGTGCCAAATTCCATTGGAACAGATGTATCAGGCACCTGTGAAAGTGGCCAAGCTTTTATTGAGACAAGGAGAAAAATGGCGATCGGTGAAGGTTGCGAGGAGCAAGATGAAAGCCGGACAATGT GTGCACCAACTCAGAAGGACAGGCTGATATTGCTGCTTGGTTTGGGCGCCAAATCAACACCGCAACCTAAAGTGAAACCAATTTCAATATTATCAAAATTTACTTCAGGCATAAATTCCTCTGGACTCATTAGTACTACACCTACGAAACTACCTCTGAGGAGAAAACGAAGGACACGATGCAGTCATCAGTCTCAATGTTTGCAATTCTGGGACGAGAGCCGAG CTATAGGTAAACGATCAACACAAGAAGAAGATAGCTCTCGCCTCGAGTCAAACAAGCATCATGCCCCAAAGCATCATGCCCCAAAGCATCATGCCCCAAAGCATcatgatcctgtaccaaggcCATTTAGCGTGAGTGAGGATGGTCATCGATTCAGAAGACAGACTAACAAGTGTGATCCCAATGACAACCAACATGTGCTCTTTGTGTTAGACACATCTGGGAGCATTCCGATGGACACATTCCGTCGAATGACCGATGTAGTTGCAGATCTCACAACTCTTTTTTGCAAGCCAATAGAAGTTGCTGTGCTTACTTTTAGTCATAAATTTTTTCTCGAATTTTGCTTTAATTGTTTTGAGACTGATATTTTTGGACGAATAAAGGCAGCGGAGGCTATTCGCAATATCCCATACAGAGGAAATGTAGCAGGAAAAGTAGGATATACAGCAACTGGTGGAGCTGCTAAGTGTGTCTGTGATCAACTGCTAGATTCGAGTTGTGGTGTTGAGTTTGCTGACAACACTTGTGTAGACGTCGTTTTTATCACTGATGGCTACTCAAATGACAATAATTTTGAGATATGTGACGAAGTGAAATGCTTACACGATCATTTCTTGAATCTGAATacgtactctctaggggttgGAAACTACGACACTCCTTCTGCTAGAAGTGAACTCAAATGTATTCAAGATAGCTCCAACGATCAAAGCTTGTTCACGTTTGAAACATTTGAAGAGTTTTTTGATCAATTGAAAGAAGTGGAAGAGGAGCTTGCAGATCCCGCCAACACAGAGCATACATGCACTGATGCAGATGGCACTTTACAGTCAGACTGA